Below is a window of Pseudomonas sp. B21-040 DNA.
AATCGGCATGAATGAAGCTTTATTTGGTGCGGATGAAGAGACTCGAACTCTTACGCCTCGCGGCGCTGGAACCTAAATCCAGTGTGTCTACCAATTCCACCACATCCGCATTGAAGCCTTTAAAGCAAAGGCGCCAGACTGTTAATCTGGCGCCTTTCGAAATATGGGGTGGACGATGGGGATCGAACCCACGACAACGGGAGTCACAATCCCGTGCTCTACCAACTGAGCTACGCCCACCATATTGCGCTACTTGTGCCAAAGCTGCCTAATGGCGCACCCGGCAGGACTCGAACCTGCGACCATCCGCTTAGAAGGCGGATGCTCTATCCAGCTGAGCTACGGGCGCCTTGTTAGCTGTAACCTTGGAGGACTACAAACTAAGTGCTTTCCAGTCTTGCGGAATCGTAACTCCGTTCGACCTTCCCAACCAGTGCTAGGCTGTGCCCGACAAGTGCGACGAATAGTATAGAGCCCCCCGGAGGTCGTCAAATCCTTTTTAAAAAAAATTCATTTAATTAAAGGAGTTAGGGGAATTTGCAGACCAAGCGCCTTTGCCCTCACCTCATGACATGCGAGAATGCGTTCTCTTTTTTTCCCCTCTCGATGGTTAATCACGCGCAATGACTGCACAACTAATCGACGGCAAATCGATCGCCGCCAGCCTGCGCCAGCAGATCGCCAAACGCGTTACCGAACGTCGCCAGCAAGGTCTGCGCACGCCGGGGCTCGCGGTGATCCTGGTCGGCAGCGATCCCGCCTCTCAGGTTTATGTCTCGCACAAGCGTAAAGACTGTGAAGAGGTCGGCTTTATCTCCCAAGCCTATGACCTGCCTTCCGAAACCACTCAAGAAGCACTGACCGATCTGATCGATCGTCTGAACGACGACCCGGCAATTGACGGCGTTCTGCTTCAGCTTCCTTTACCGGAACACCTGGACGCCTCCAAATTGCTGGAGCGCATTCGTCCGGACAAAGACGTCGACGGCTTCCACCCTTATAACGTCGGTCGCCTGGCCCAACGTATTCCGCTGCTGCGCCCCTGCACCCCTAAAGGCATCATGACCTTGCTGGAAAACACCGGTGCCGATCTCTACGGGATGGATGCCGTGATTGTCGGCGCGTCCAACATTGTTGGCCGCCCGATGGCGATGGAGTTGCTGCTGGCCGGTTGCACCGTGACCGTTACCCACCGCTTCACCAAGGATCTGGCTGGCCATGTCGGCCGCGCTGACCTGGTGGTGGTTGCTGCTGGCAAGCCAGGCCTGGTCAAGGGTGAATGGATCAAGGAAGGCGCGATCGTGATCGATGTCGGCATCAATCGCCAGGAAGACGGCAAACTGGTCGGCGACGTAATCTACGAAACCGCCCTGCCCCGTGCTGGCTGGATTACACCCGTACCGGGCGGTGTTGGCCCGATGACCCGTGCCTGCCTGCTGGAAAACACGCTGTACGCGGCCGAAACCCTGCACAGCTAAGTGACAAAGCAGACGTAAATGGCCAATCAAGAACCCCGCTACTGGCGGGGTTTTTTTTGCCTGCAGAAAAAGCCTGACCACCTGCCGGAAAATGACATATTTTTCATGTTTCCAAACACTTTCATCTCTTACTGGAACAACCATCGACAGTTATTCAGCCATACTCCAGAATGTCGCGCTTTTTACGAAATAGCCCGTTACAAAACGGCTTATCAACACATAATGAGTCTGCCAGCGTGAAAATCCGTCTTTCGATCCTGAGCCTATTTTTTGCAGTTACAGGGACTTTCATCACGCCAATCGCCAACGCTGGCGATACGACCGCCGCGCCTCGAGATGCAACACATCTCAAACTCGCGTCGGGCAGTTCATTAGTCATGGATATGCAGACCAACAAAATCATCTACGCCAGCAACCCCGACGTGGTGGTCCCTATCGCTTCCGTGAGCAAGCTGATGACGGGCCTGGTCGTGGTTGAAGCGCGCCAGAACATGGACGAAATCATCAACATCAACATCAGTGACACCCCGGAAATGAAAGGGGTGTTTTCCCGGGTCAAGCTCAACAGTGAGATGCCACGCCGGGAAATGCTGCTGATTGCGCTGATGTCTTCGGAAAACCGCGCGGCGGCAAGCCTGGCCCACCACTACCCGGGTGGCTATGCGGCATTCATTGCCGCCATGAACGCCAAGGCCAAGGCACTGGGCATGACCAACACCCACTTCGTTGAGCCGACCGGTCTCTCCCCGCACAACGTGTCCACCGCTCGCGACTTGAGCAAACTGCTGGTCGCAGCGCACAAGCAACCGCTATTGACCGAACTGAGTACCACCAAAGAAAAAATCGTGTCGTTCCGCAAGCCCAACTACAGCCTGCAGTTCCGCAATACCGACCACTTGGTGCGCAAAGACGATTGGGACATCCAGCTGACGAAAACCGGCTTCACCAATCAGGCGGGTCACTGCCTGGTGCTGGTCACCAGCATGGGTAACCGCCAGGTTGCGCTGGTCATCCTCGACGCTTACGGCAAGTACACTCACTTTGCCGACGCCACCCGTATTCGCAATTGGGTCGAAACCGGCAAAGGCGCAGACGTGCCGTCGGTGGCCTTGCAGTACAAGTCTGACAAGAACCTCAAGCAACGTCAGAGCGGTGTGATTGAAGCCTCAAAGTAAACCAGCGCTCCCAAAAACAAAGCCCCGAAAAATCGGGGCTTTTTTTGTCTGAGGGTTAATCGTTGGGCAGCGGCATCTGATCGTCGTCAG
It encodes the following:
- the folD gene encoding bifunctional methylenetetrahydrofolate dehydrogenase/methenyltetrahydrofolate cyclohydrolase FolD codes for the protein MTAQLIDGKSIAASLRQQIAKRVTERRQQGLRTPGLAVILVGSDPASQVYVSHKRKDCEEVGFISQAYDLPSETTQEALTDLIDRLNDDPAIDGVLLQLPLPEHLDASKLLERIRPDKDVDGFHPYNVGRLAQRIPLLRPCTPKGIMTLLENTGADLYGMDAVIVGASNIVGRPMAMELLLAGCTVTVTHRFTKDLAGHVGRADLVVVAAGKPGLVKGEWIKEGAIVIDVGINRQEDGKLVGDVIYETALPRAGWITPVPGGVGPMTRACLLENTLYAAETLHS
- the pbpG gene encoding D-alanyl-D-alanine endopeptidase, whose translation is MKIRLSILSLFFAVTGTFITPIANAGDTTAAPRDATHLKLASGSSLVMDMQTNKIIYASNPDVVVPIASVSKLMTGLVVVEARQNMDEIININISDTPEMKGVFSRVKLNSEMPRREMLLIALMSSENRAAASLAHHYPGGYAAFIAAMNAKAKALGMTNTHFVEPTGLSPHNVSTARDLSKLLVAAHKQPLLTELSTTKEKIVSFRKPNYSLQFRNTDHLVRKDDWDIQLTKTGFTNQAGHCLVLVTSMGNRQVALVILDAYGKYTHFADATRIRNWVETGKGADVPSVALQYKSDKNLKQRQSGVIEASK